From a region of the Sesamum indicum cultivar Zhongzhi No. 13 linkage group LG3, S_indicum_v1.0, whole genome shotgun sequence genome:
- the LOC110011773 gene encoding uncharacterized protein LOC110011773 has protein sequence MPSSSSSNSESRSGSKPRSSSGSSSSRSESASGSSPESGSGSSLGSGSRSVSRSSHGSYSTSPKRNKKFPVTKLKDEQAGPSVLAKLTDWAFGPYQVPGSARQKPLGGCGLDPSFDNFWSLYSFTTSKRSGSRGFFYLSAKPDCGYLSALKSNNEWTKYKPLPKTCGGGLEGDQIRSLTFYKYDPKKLLNEKVLQLSGLSPASLHIEESLGDFLLSVSLAFIAVVFAYANLSLLADSIIMSTRTAMRRIAAQNKSRKGGEIASSSDPKGKGKAVASAQDLSLIPPPSVPSKTLAIATPDGQQPIAVDSEGTPSAHNDHLGYNSSELELGLDEASGGHGVDQGSPGPPEERSKKRRRSPPKKGQGPKSKLGPSDKGKGKEPAEASHPPSKSHSPSVLSRMAKEAADKTSVDEDRDKFLRVAQLATCWEDSRASLRGNVPPPEWQDMSSSSLYGEAGGDTFAIYNSFVSVRDQGALVPNNPIRLEEFAAHSLVQAMTFLRSLSLKCTHYQELYSN, from the exons ATGCCTTCCAGCTCTAGCTCGAATTCTGAGTCGCGATCTGGCTCTAAGCCACGATCTAGTTCGGGGTCATCTTCGTCTCGTTCTGAATCTGCTTCTGGGTCCTCTCCCGAGTCTGGTTCTGGTTCGTCCTTAGGGTCCGGGTCTAGGTCTGTCTCTAGATCTTCGCATGGGTCGTATTCTACCTCTCCCAAGAGGAATAAGAAGTTTCCGGTCACCAAACTTAAGGATGAACAGGCTGGGCCTTCGGTCCTTGCCAAGTTAACAGACTGGGCCTTCGGTCCTTACCAAGTTCCAGGATCGGCTCGCCAAAAACCCTTGGGAGGCTGTG GTTTAGACCccagttttgataatttttggagTTTATATTCCTTCACCACCTCGAAGCGATCTGGTAGTCGaggttttttctatctttcgGCCAAACCAGATTGCGGGTATCTGAGCGCCCTGAAGTCGAAT AACGAGTGGACTAAGTATAAACCCCTTCCGAAAACCTGTGGTGGGGGGCTGGAGGGTGACCAAATAAGGAGTCTGACATTTTATAAGTATGAtcccaagaagcttctcaATGAGAAAGTTTTGCAATTGTCTGGGCTCTCTCCAGCGTCCCTTCACATCGAAGAGTCCTTAggtgattttcttctttcggTCTCACTTGCTTTCATCGCTGTAGTGTTCGCATATGCTAACCTTTCCCTGCTCGCAGATAGTATCATCATGAGCACGCGCACGGCTATGCGGAGGATCGCGGCCCAGAACAAATCGAGGAAGGGGGGTGAGATCGCAAGTTCCTCGGATCCGAAAGGGAAGGGCAAGGCAGTTGCTAGTGCTCAAGATTTATCTTTGATCCCACCTCCCTCGGTTCCCTCCAAAACACTCGCAATTGCCACTCCTGATGGGCAACAGCCCATTGCAGTTGATAGCGAGGGTACGCCTTCCGCCCATAATGATCATCTCGGCTACAACTCCTCGGAGTTAGAACTGGGTCTGGACGAGGCTAGCGGGGGCCATGGGGTCGACCAGGGGAGCCCAGGTCCGCCTGAGGAGCGATCTAAGAAAAGGAGGCGATCTCCCCCGAAGAAAGGACAAGGGCCCAAGTCCAAGTTAGGGCCTAGCGATAAGGGCAAGGGGAAGGAGCCCGCTGAGGCCTCTCACCCTCCTTCAAAATCGCATAGCCCGAGCGTGCTGAGCAGGATGGCTAAGGAAGCCGCGGATAAGACTAGTGTTGATGAAGATCGGGACAAATTTTTGAGGGTGGCGCAGCTCGCCACATGTTGGGAGGACAGCCGGGCATCTCTTCGAGGCAATGTGCCGCCTCCCGAATGGCAAGATATGTCGAGCTCGTCGCTGTATGGCGAGGCTGGAGGGGACACTTTTGCAATCTACAACTCATTCGTCTCCGTTCGCGACCAGGGAGCACTTGTACCGAATAACCCTATTCGGCTCGAGGAGTTCGCTGCCCACTCCCTAGTCCAG GCCATGACCTTTCTTCGAAGCCTAAGCCTCAAATGTACCCATTATCAAGAGTTATATTCAAACTGA